ACTGTAAATTACATACCAATGTCTATGTTCActgttataaatgtaatataaacatgatggatatacaaaatataaaaacaagtatCTGTCCTTTTAGATTAAAACCATTGCACTGGTTCAGAAGCTTAGTGGCTTTGTGTGCAATGTGTTTTGCTACAGTCTTTTTTTAGGTTGTCCAGATGAGTAGGCATTTCTAGTTTTGGTATGCTGAGAGCAGCAAGACAATGCTGAACTATCAGCTGGCAGACCTCTACAAAGCACTACAAGGTGTTTTTAGGAATGGGTACAAATCCCATTCCACAGTGAGCAAAACAAAGTGTGAAAGTTAGTGAAACTGACAGTGTGTCATTAATCGTTAGTTACACAACGTATGGTTAGTATTGAGCCTGTACTCTACATACTCCAATTGCAAAGCTGTAATAGTAAATAAACACATGTTCTCTTGTCTGAAAAAGCCTGAGGATAACTCGATTTAAGAATTTGAGTTTGATTTCTAAGCCACTGTTTCTGGTGCTCCTTCACTATCACTTTGCATTGGTGTTCTTTTTGTCATTAAAATGCATTCTGCCACTGTTTGGCTGGGTAAATCATGGGAATTCAGCTTTACAAACCAGGTACAAGTACATGTCCAAATCTAAGCTTTTTGGCTGGAGGAGGGGTGGAGGGTTAGGGGTGTCTTGAAATGAGAACGCTGTGTATGTTTTCTGTAATTGATGATCATTTTGGGAGGACCCCTTAGTAAATTAGAGGTCATCCAAATGTAATctagtaaaacctgtctaatctggCGTGGCTCAAGACCTCGGGACGCTTGGGGTTATACAGTGTGCTAGTTTACTGggaaatctaatactgtaccaaAAGGTATAAATGGCAAACTATTTGAACACTTTAAGAACTTTATTGCAGTTAATACAGTAGAAGTGCTGTGCAGGTATATTGCTCTGTAATTTAGTGTTTTACTGCAGATATATATGATACCTGAGGGACATCTGTGAATGTATGCAACATACttgattatacatttaaaaaaaaaaaaatcacatggtgACATACTGCACAGTAAGCTTCACATTGATTACATACAGATAGACTTACAAATCATACCGGATTCCAGAACAGACAGGATCGGGATTGTATAGAGGATCATATGAGAGGTGATGTGCTTGAGAGATGCCCAGCAATAGGCCTGCTTGTGCTTCATTCTCAACTCTCTAGCACAGTGCTTCAGGAGTGAATGTTTTTCTTGGTTATCCTGGACATGCTTCTTTTAAATCTACATAAAGAGAATTCAACACTTTAGTTCCAGCTCTCTTGGGTTTGTTGGGGATCCTTTCTTAAACAAGTCACTTTCTTGAAGAATGACATCCTCATGGGGGCTCAGTTAACAGATTTCACTCCTGTCTGTGCATCTGCTTGTGTTTTTTCAGGCTTCCCAGCTGATTAAAAGTCTGCTCACAATGGGTACAGTGATAGGGTCTGTCCCCCGTGTGAGTTCGCACATGGCTTTTAAGGGTTCCTAATTCATTGAAAcactttccacattcagagcagtgatagggtttctttcctgtgtgaattcgctggtgtgttttaaggcttCCTAGCAGATTGAAGCTtttcccacactcagtacagaGATAAGGtctctctcctgtatgaattcgctggtgattTTTAAGGTGTTCTGATCGATTAAAACACTTACCACAGTCTgtacagtgaaacggtttctctcctgtgtgaattcgctggtgtttccTAAGGTTCCCTAATAcattgaaactctttccacattcagaacagtgataaggcttctctcctgtgtgaatttgcttgtgttttttaagGGTTCCTAACAGATTGAAACATTTCCCACATACAGAACAGCAATAGGGTTTCTCTCCCGTATGAATTTTCTTGTGATTTTTAAGGTGTTCAGATCGGTTAAAACTCTTCTCGCATTCTgtacagtgatatggtttctctcctgtgtgaattcgctggtgtttgttCAGGTTCCCTAATTCATTGAAACACTTTCCgcattcagaacagtgatacggcttctctcctgtgtgaattcgccgGTGTCTCTTAAGGGTTCCTAATTCTTTAAAACTCTTCCCGCATGCTGTACACGGAtagggcttctctcctgtgtgaactctcAGATGCAATTTAAGCTGCCAGAACTGACAGAAAATCTTTCCACATTCGCTACAGTGATGGCCGCTATGTATTGATTTGGAATTACCTGGCAGTGGACCGTTAAGATTTACAGTCACAGGGGGTAAGGAAGAGATTGGTTTTTGTTCATATGAAGGGTGCATTTTGATAGCTTTCCTATAAGGGATGCATTGTTTCTGCTTATTGGACTCTTTTATTACTAAAGGGTCAGGCTTGGACACACTTGGTTCAAAGTGGACAGGTTCCAGCTCAGGGAGAACCACTTTAATGTAGATAGGTTCTAGTTCAGAGTGCTCCACTTTAATGTGGACAAGTTCCAGGTcaggggcctcctctttaatgtggacaagtTCAAATTCAGggacctcctctttaatgtggacaagtTCAAATTCAGggacctcctctttaatgtggacaagtTCAAATTCAGGgacctctttaatgtggacaagtTCAAATTCAGGGACCTCCTCTTTAATGTTGACAAGTTCCATGTCAGggacctcctctttaatgtggacagctTCCATCTTTGATCCTTGtcttataaaaataaaaggcaCTTTGTGCTCAGTATCTCTGCCctgaaaaacagaacagaagtGTTACAACGGGAAAAAGAAAGCAGATATTGTATTGTGGCATATATCTGGTCAATTGTCTCGTATTAACTTGTTTTTGAATAACAGTGTATTGGGTCACTAATGAATGGTGTGTGGGGCAATGTATTAAAGATTCAGTTCAATTTTGTGTTGGCATCATTTCTGTAAATGATTCCCATGAGTGTATACAGCAGCACAGCGTGACCTCTAGTGCTGCAATCTACCTGCTGCTGCACAATCGGCTGGACGCTGTGATTCATGTAAGAAGCTGGAGGGGACtggagtttattatttattttttaatgatgccAATGTTTTGACAAAACATTGGCatgtttgcttttctttgttcAGCATATCTGTGAATGTCAGCCTCTTGTAAGTTATTGGAATTATTTGACATGAAAGTCCCTCTCAGACAtctttttatgtatttgtaatttgtttttgcactgtattttgtcCACACTATTTCCAAAGCAGGCCAGGATTACAGAGGTTCAGTCCATGAAGGGCTGGTACTGAGCTGGTAGTTTATCTAACTCGACTAAGAagacatttcagaataaaattcATCAACATTTGTATTTggggttattttctttttattaaaaaaaatggcactttggagtaaatagctttgagactcTGGTCCATGGCCATTAAATCCCTTATTGCAAGCGTTAACCAAATACCAACATCAACTTCAGAACCTGTAGTCTTTTACTTGTGTTTATATACAGGCTGATTAGAAATAAGTTTAACACATCAACCCACCATACCACTGATGTGGCAAACATACTCTCTAAATCACCCTGTACAGTCGCCTCCGCTTAGAACAGgcgtgtttgtgttaacgtgattttcccacagtaagcgatggacggtataaactcccacagtacagtaaacaaaacaaacatgcgtGTACgtggttaaaaatctttattaagacacgcattacactaataaaaaaaaatgtattaaaacctctgaatgtaataaaaagtaagtgcaaaacAGTATAGTCTGCAGtttgtgcttgacagaccggccCCTCCATAGATAAGCAAAGCTGGGCGGCCGCGATCGGgagaatgagatgagggtatTTATTTCTTTGATGTTACAAGGGGTTGTAAGGAAACCTGGTCAGGATTGATACTGGTC
The sequence above is drawn from the Acipenser ruthenus chromosome 29, fAciRut3.2 maternal haplotype, whole genome shotgun sequence genome and encodes:
- the LOC117971397 gene encoding zinc finger protein 501-like; its protein translation is MEAVHIKEEVPDMELVNIKEEVPEFELVHIKEVPEFELVHIKEEVPEFELVHIKEEVPEFELVHIKEEAPDLELVHIKVEHSELEPIYIKVVLPELEPVHFEPSVSKPDPLVIKESNKQKQCIPYRKAIKMHPSYEQKPISSLPPVTVNLNGPLPGNSKSIHSGHHCSECGKIFCQFWQLKLHLRVHTGEKPYPCTACGKSFKELGTLKRHRRIHTGEKPYHCSECGKCFNELGNLNKHQRIHTGEKPYHCTECEKSFNRSEHLKNHKKIHTGEKPYCCSVCGKCFNLLGTLKKHKQIHTGEKPYHCSECGKSFNVLGNLRKHQRIHTGEKPFHCTDCGKCFNRSEHLKNHQRIHTGERPYLCTECGKSFNLLGSLKTHQRIHTGKKPYHCSECGKCFNELGTLKSHVRTHTGDRPYHCTHCEQTFNQLGSLKKHKQMHRQE